One Bacteriovorax sp. PP10 DNA window includes the following coding sequences:
- a CDS encoding succinate dehydrogenase cytochrome b subunit: MIIFRKTILALTGLFICIFLMAHLGANFLLLFPEERARELYNNYSATLRGNFFISIIAYINYACIIFHVLYAIIVTRKNKSFRSVSYEMNTTSENSSWTSQNMMLLGTIILAFIVIHMANFWFKVKFQHQEEDIYQMVVDLFKNPIYLLIYTLAMLPLGLHLSHGVQSAFKTLGLYHKKYIRWMATLSVAFAAFMGIGFAIIPIILYFR, translated from the coding sequence ATGATTATTTTCAGAAAGACCATTCTAGCTTTAACCGGGCTATTCATTTGTATTTTTCTCATGGCCCATTTGGGAGCAAATTTCCTGCTACTTTTCCCGGAAGAAAGGGCCCGTGAACTCTACAATAATTACTCAGCTACATTGCGAGGAAATTTCTTCATTTCAATTATTGCTTATATAAATTATGCCTGCATTATCTTCCATGTTTTATACGCGATCATCGTCACCAGAAAAAATAAGTCATTTCGTAGTGTAAGTTATGAAATGAATACCACGTCTGAGAATTCTTCATGGACTTCACAAAACATGATGCTCCTAGGGACAATAATACTTGCTTTCATCGTTATTCATATGGCGAACTTCTGGTTCAAAGTAAAATTCCAACACCAGGAAGAAGACATCTACCAAATGGTTGTCGATCTTTTTAAAAATCCCATTTATTTACTGATCTACACTTTAGCAATGCTTCCTTTGGGACTGCATTTATCTCACGGCGTACAAAGCGCATTTAAAACTCTAGGTCTTTATCACAAAAAATATATCCGCTGGATGGCCACTCTCTCTGTGGCCTTTGCTGCTTTCATGGGAATAGGTTTTGCCATCATTCCAATTATTCTTTACTTCAGGTAG
- a CDS encoding Dps family protein — MNETTMSKNTKTSESIAEPVLHQTAKVMQKYGTRFRVPLGLEDKVCEASISDLNRVLADTITLRDLYKKCHWQTSGATFYQLHLLFDKHYNEQSALVDLIAERIQLLGGISVAMAKDVAELSHIEPVPTGREEVPAQISRLAAAHEVIFKFVRKAAKRAAEGEDDGTNDLLVSNVIRTNELQTWFITEHLVSLSPTEVYHDVAPSKSHSSTIPKH; from the coding sequence ATGAATGAAACTACTATGAGCAAGAATACGAAAACGAGCGAGTCGATCGCTGAACCTGTTTTACATCAGACAGCGAAAGTTATGCAAAAATACGGGACACGCTTTCGCGTACCATTGGGGCTTGAAGATAAAGTATGTGAGGCCAGTATCTCTGATTTAAACCGCGTTCTCGCGGATACAATCACTCTAAGAGACCTTTATAAAAAATGTCACTGGCAAACGTCAGGGGCGACTTTTTATCAATTACATTTACTCTTCGATAAACACTATAATGAGCAATCAGCACTTGTGGATTTAATCGCCGAGAGAATTCAGTTGTTAGGTGGGATCAGTGTAGCAATGGCCAAAGACGTTGCGGAGCTTTCTCATATTGAACCTGTTCCGACAGGGCGAGAAGAAGTGCCAGCACAGATTTCTCGTTTAGCTGCTGCTCACGAAGTTATTTTTAAATTCGTAAGAAAAGCTGCAAAGAGAGCTGCTGAAGGTGAAGACGATGGGACAAATGATTTATTGGTAAGCAATGTCATTAGAACTAACGAACTTCAAACATGGTTTATTACAGAGCACTTAGTGTCGCTTTCCCCTACGGAAGTGTATCATGATGTGGCGCCTTCAAAATCGCATTCTTCGACGATTCCAAAACATTAA
- a CDS encoding 3-oxoacyl-ACP synthase III family protein yields the protein MNISLIDIEECLPEKIIGNDFFGEEEIRRRNRMFCGTTFRRHIGRDELASDYFATAIKNLMERLNLDAAHDIDLILTNVSIPDEPFTGCGAVINKKIGGRAKWIVDVHNTGCVSFLYLLDMAKTYMAGKNAKSAVICLAQTAAGRIFAQEDTRQLAQAAIPGDGFAVAYVTASDERPILTMEFESYPEYSEDMRANYDEMKWWEARTKTGCIDFNENKTAQVVARGNKAVPKMIYQVCDNMKIKTTEIDYLITNQPNTNFLRNWREAALLTKEKHLDTFDKYANLFGAGIPITLAESIKNKTIKKGDLVCMAGFSHACDFSAGALIRWT from the coding sequence ATGAATATAAGTTTAATTGATATAGAAGAATGCCTGCCTGAAAAAATTATTGGCAACGATTTTTTTGGTGAAGAAGAAATTAGAAGAAGAAACAGAATGTTTTGTGGAACGACATTCAGGCGCCACATCGGAAGAGATGAGTTGGCATCGGATTATTTTGCAACGGCCATTAAAAATTTAATGGAGAGATTAAATCTTGATGCTGCTCATGATATAGATTTGATTCTCACAAATGTTTCCATTCCAGATGAACCTTTCACGGGATGTGGAGCTGTTATCAATAAAAAAATCGGAGGACGTGCCAAGTGGATTGTGGATGTTCACAATACGGGGTGTGTTTCCTTTTTATATCTTCTTGATATGGCAAAAACTTATATGGCCGGAAAAAATGCCAAGAGTGCTGTGATCTGCTTAGCTCAAACGGCAGCAGGAAGAATTTTTGCACAAGAAGATACCAGACAACTTGCTCAAGCTGCGATCCCTGGTGATGGTTTTGCCGTGGCCTACGTTACAGCAAGTGATGAAAGACCCATCCTTACTATGGAGTTTGAGTCTTACCCTGAATACTCAGAAGACATGCGCGCCAACTACGATGAAATGAAGTGGTGGGAAGCGAGAACTAAAACAGGCTGCATTGATTTTAATGAAAATAAAACTGCGCAAGTGGTGGCCCGTGGAAATAAAGCTGTGCCAAAAATGATTTATCAAGTGTGTGACAATATGAAAATTAAAACCACAGAGATTGATTACCTGATTACCAATCAGCCCAATACAAACTTTTTAAGAAACTGGAGAGAAGCTGCACTTCTGACTAAAGAAAAACATTTGGACACTTTTGATAAGTACGCCAACCTCTTTGGGGCCGGAATACCAATTACTCTTGCAGAGTCGATAAAAAATAAAACGATTAAGAAGGGGGATTTAGTTTGTATGGCCGGATTTTCACATGCCTGCGACTTTAGTGCGGGAGCGCTGATTAGATGGACTTAA
- a CDS encoding lipocalin family protein encodes MRFFNISLPIFLYMLVSGCNTTTPYTKTVSNVDLKRFMIPWHVQAGRFTSFEKNPYNSVESYTWNDENKRIDIDFHYNEGAFDGPLKKVPQVGWVKDTKTNATWEVQPWWPLKFDYLIIALADDYEWTVIGVPNQKYLWVMTRDPHFPREKVDQIIRDIAKTGYSIEDIKYVQHK; translated from the coding sequence CTACCCATTTTTTTATACATGCTAGTATCAGGCTGTAACACGACGACACCTTATACTAAAACAGTTTCCAACGTTGACTTGAAGCGCTTCATGATTCCCTGGCATGTGCAGGCCGGAAGATTTACGTCTTTTGAAAAGAATCCCTATAACAGTGTTGAGAGTTATACGTGGAATGATGAGAATAAAAGAATTGATATCGACTTTCATTACAATGAAGGTGCTTTCGACGGGCCATTAAAAAAAGTCCCACAAGTCGGATGGGTTAAAGACACAAAAACAAATGCCACATGGGAAGTTCAACCATGGTGGCCGCTTAAATTTGATTATTTGATTATTGCTTTAGCAGATGATTACGAATGGACTGTTATCGGAGTTCCCAATCAGAAATATCTTTGGGTGATGACAAGAGATCCACACTTCCCTCGCGAAAAGGTGGACCAGATTATTAGAGATATCGCAAAAACGGGTTATTCGATAGAAGATATTAAGTACGTTCAGCACAAATAG
- a CDS encoding S-(hydroxymethyl)glutathione dehydrogenase/class III alcohol dehydrogenase, with the protein MKVKAAVAWGPGQPLSIETVDLEGPKKGEVLVRIVASGVCHTDAYTLSGVDPEGIFPVILGHEGAGIVEEVGEGVTSLKKGDHVIPLYTPECRTCKFCLSGKTNLCQRIRETQGKGLMPDGTTRFSKDGKPIFHYMGTSTFAEYTVVAEISLAKIDEKAPLDKVCLLGCGVTTGIGAVLNTAKVEEGANIAVFGMGGIGLSVIQGAKMAKAGKIIAIDINNSKEEMARKFGATDFVNPKEIEGTIVDHIVKLTDGGADYSFECVGNTTLMRQALECCHKGWGESIIIGVAAAGQEICTRPFQLVTGRVWKGSAFGGVKGRTELPGYVNQYMEGKINLDDLVTFTMPIEEINKAFDYMHEGKSIRSVVTF; encoded by the coding sequence ATGAAAGTTAAAGCAGCAGTAGCATGGGGACCAGGACAGCCACTTAGTATTGAAACAGTCGATTTAGAAGGACCTAAAAAAGGTGAAGTTCTAGTACGCATTGTTGCAAGCGGAGTTTGTCATACAGATGCCTATACACTTTCTGGAGTTGACCCTGAAGGAATCTTTCCAGTGATCTTAGGACACGAGGGAGCTGGTATTGTTGAAGAAGTGGGAGAAGGGGTGACGTCACTTAAAAAAGGTGACCACGTAATTCCGCTTTACACTCCAGAGTGCAGAACTTGTAAATTTTGTCTTTCGGGGAAAACAAATCTTTGCCAGAGAATTCGTGAGACTCAAGGAAAAGGTTTAATGCCTGATGGGACGACACGTTTTTCAAAAGATGGAAAACCAATCTTTCACTATATGGGAACATCAACATTTGCTGAGTACACAGTAGTCGCAGAAATCTCTCTTGCTAAAATTGATGAGAAGGCACCTCTTGATAAAGTTTGTCTACTTGGCTGTGGAGTAACAACTGGTATTGGAGCTGTTTTAAATACAGCGAAAGTTGAAGAAGGAGCTAACATCGCCGTTTTCGGAATGGGCGGTATTGGTCTTTCTGTTATCCAAGGGGCGAAGATGGCGAAGGCCGGAAAGATTATCGCTATCGATATCAATAATTCAAAAGAAGAAATGGCCCGCAAATTCGGTGCAACTGATTTCGTTAATCCAAAAGAAATTGAAGGAACGATCGTTGATCACATCGTAAAATTGACAGATGGTGGAGCGGATTATTCATTCGAGTGCGTAGGAAATACAACTCTTATGAGACAAGCTCTTGAGTGCTGCCACAAAGGATGGGGAGAGTCGATCATCATCGGTGTAGCAGCAGCAGGACAAGAAATTTGCACTCGTCCATTTCAGCTGGTCACAGGGCGTGTATGGAAAGGATCTGCTTTTGGTGGAGTGAAGGGACGTACGGAGCTTCCTGGTTACGTAAATCAATACATGGAAGGAAAAATCAATCTTGATGATCTTGTAACTTTCACAATGCCTATTGAAGAAATCAATAAAGCATTCGATTACATGCATGAAGGTAAATCGATCAGAAGTGTTGTGACTTTTTAA
- the fghA gene encoding S-formylglutathione hydrolase, producing the protein MKKLKSHKSFKGHTEFWSHESSVTKTEMKFSTFIPEGDVEGCIIWLSGLTCTEENFISKAGAQKALGKKNLMVICPDTSPRGLNLPGENDSYDFGTGASFYVNATVAPYADNYKMYDYIANELYDLIVNEFKVKNISIMGHSMGGHGALVIGLRNPEKFKSISAFSPIVNPTVSPWGNKAFTGYLGADKNTWSAYDATELLKTGKKHPASILIHQGTGDEFLARELLTNNLVETADSVKQECVVNYAEGFDHSYYFIATFIKEHIKHHAGYLT; encoded by the coding sequence ATGAAGAAGTTAAAATCCCATAAGTCTTTTAAAGGCCATACAGAGTTCTGGTCGCACGAATCTAGTGTGACAAAAACTGAAATGAAATTTTCGACATTCATTCCCGAGGGAGATGTTGAAGGTTGTATTATCTGGTTGTCTGGTTTGACTTGTACGGAAGAAAACTTCATCTCTAAAGCTGGAGCACAAAAAGCTCTTGGTAAGAAAAACTTAATGGTCATTTGTCCGGATACCTCTCCTCGTGGATTGAATCTTCCGGGAGAAAACGACTCTTATGATTTTGGAACCGGAGCAAGTTTTTATGTCAACGCAACGGTTGCTCCTTATGCTGACAATTATAAAATGTATGATTATATCGCCAATGAACTTTACGATTTAATTGTGAATGAATTTAAAGTAAAAAATATTTCAATCATGGGCCACTCAATGGGTGGCCATGGTGCTCTTGTGATTGGTCTTAGAAATCCTGAGAAGTTTAAATCGATCTCTGCTTTTTCACCGATCGTGAACCCTACAGTTTCACCTTGGGGGAATAAGGCCTTCACTGGATATTTAGGAGCAGATAAGAATACTTGGTCTGCTTACGATGCGACAGAGCTTTTAAAAACGGGGAAAAAACACCCGGCAAGTATTTTGATTCATCAGGGAACAGGGGACGAATTCCTGGCACGCGAATTGTTAACTAATAACTTAGTTGAGACTGCTGATAGTGTTAAGCAAGAGTGCGTGGTGAATTATGCTGAAGGCTTTGATCATAGTTACTACTTCATTGCGACTTTTATTAAAGAACACATCAAGCATCATGCGGGTTATTTAACTTAA
- a CDS encoding BON domain-containing protein — MNRNHQNDNTQNHTNRGRHHIARRQLGPSFHTPMRSNPSEERSVRYSTAAFWSEKDYPFIDQTIDYDRDFYAPETSRSSNYIDSDVRPVQIMAKESLRHEHDAIRYHDHHGKKFSYRAEAEIAETGNEEYIKSYAGVGPKDYTRSDAFIEEEVCELLAADIFIDASDITVSVKDGNVRLFGTVPSRHHKFDIEDLVEAIPGVNEVQNDIRVDKESALRRL; from the coding sequence ATGAACCGCAACCACCAAAATGACAATACCCAAAACCATACGAATCGCGGAAGACATCATATTGCAAGAAGACAATTAGGGCCGAGCTTTCACACACCCATGAGATCAAATCCTAGTGAAGAAAGAAGTGTGAGATATAGTACGGCAGCGTTTTGGTCAGAAAAAGATTATCCTTTTATCGATCAAACAATCGATTATGACCGAGACTTCTATGCGCCTGAGACAAGTCGATCAAGTAACTATATCGACTCAGATGTAAGGCCAGTGCAAATCATGGCAAAGGAGTCATTAAGACATGAGCATGATGCTATCAGATATCATGATCATCATGGAAAAAAATTTAGTTACAGGGCCGAAGCAGAGATCGCTGAGACCGGCAATGAAGAGTATATTAAATCTTATGCAGGTGTCGGTCCGAAAGATTACACAAGATCAGATGCATTCATTGAAGAAGAGGTTTGTGAGTTGTTGGCCGCTGATATTTTTATTGATGCCAGTGATATTACAGTCTCGGTGAAAGATGGAAACGTAAGACTTTTTGGAACTGTTCCATCACGACATCATAAATTTGATATTGAAGATCTAGTTGAGGCCATTCCAGGTGTGAACGAAGTTCAAAATGATATTCGAGTTGATAAAGAGTCAGCTTTGAGACGACTATAA
- a CDS encoding fumarate reductase/succinate dehydrogenase flavoprotein subunit, translated as MKFNAKIPAGDLKEKWKNYQATCRLINPANKRKLDIIVIGSGLAGAGAAATLAEGGYNVKCFCFQDSPRRAHSIAAQGGVNAAKNYQNDGDNVWRMFYDTLKGGDFRSREANVYRLAELSAPLIDHFAQQGVPFAREYGGVLANRSFGGVQVQRTFYARGQTGQQLLLASYAQLSRQIAAKKVQMYSRHEIQEIVMIDGKARGVIVRDLVTGELTRHSAHAVVMATGGYSKVFFLSTLAMGCNASAIWKAHKKGALFASPSFTQIHPTALPQSSETQSKLTLMSESLRNDGRIWVPKFADEKRLPGDIPEEDRDYYLERRYPAFGNLAPRDISSRAAKERIDAGVGVGPLKNAVYLDFKHAIERLGQDVISSRYGNLFDMYLKITGIDAYKEPMKISPAPHFSMGGLWVDYELMSNIPGLFAIGECNFADHGANRLGANSLLQASVDGYFILPLTIGNYLTDELKTGKIPTDHEEFIKAEKSVKDKFESLINNNGSKAVDHYHRQLGKIMWQECAMSRTKSGLEKAIKDIALLRAEFHKNVKVSGTINEFNQELDKASRLVDFFEIAELMCIDALERNESCGAHFREEYQTPDGEALRNDEDFAYVSAWEFKNVGEFTLHKEILNFEFVKPSVRSYK; from the coding sequence ATGAAATTTAATGCAAAAATTCCCGCTGGTGATTTAAAAGAAAAATGGAAAAATTATCAGGCCACATGCCGCTTGATTAATCCGGCCAACAAAAGAAAACTCGACATCATCGTTATAGGTTCCGGACTTGCTGGTGCCGGCGCTGCTGCAACTCTTGCGGAAGGTGGCTACAACGTTAAATGTTTTTGCTTTCAGGATTCTCCGCGAAGGGCCCATTCAATTGCGGCCCAAGGTGGAGTCAACGCTGCTAAAAATTATCAAAACGACGGCGATAATGTCTGGCGTATGTTTTATGACACTTTAAAAGGTGGAGACTTTCGTTCTCGTGAAGCGAACGTTTATAGATTAGCAGAACTCTCTGCTCCCCTGATTGATCACTTTGCTCAACAAGGTGTTCCCTTTGCGCGAGAATACGGTGGAGTGCTGGCCAACAGAAGTTTTGGTGGTGTGCAAGTTCAAAGAACTTTCTATGCCCGTGGACAAACAGGTCAACAACTTTTGCTGGCAAGTTACGCTCAACTCTCTCGCCAGATTGCTGCTAAAAAAGTTCAGATGTACTCGCGCCATGAAATCCAGGAAATCGTTATGATTGATGGAAAGGCACGCGGAGTGATAGTTCGTGATCTTGTGACAGGAGAGCTGACAAGACATAGTGCTCACGCGGTTGTCATGGCCACTGGTGGATACTCCAAAGTTTTCTTTCTTTCGACACTCGCGATGGGATGTAATGCTTCGGCCATCTGGAAAGCTCATAAAAAAGGAGCTCTCTTTGCTTCGCCAAGCTTTACTCAAATACACCCAACGGCCTTGCCACAAAGTAGTGAAACACAATCGAAGCTTACTTTGATGAGTGAGTCTTTACGAAATGACGGACGCATCTGGGTTCCCAAATTTGCAGATGAAAAAAGATTGCCGGGTGATATTCCTGAAGAAGACCGCGATTATTATCTTGAAAGACGCTACCCTGCTTTTGGCAACCTTGCTCCAAGAGATATTTCTTCCCGAGCAGCTAAAGAGCGCATTGATGCTGGAGTTGGTGTCGGCCCTTTAAAAAATGCTGTCTATTTAGATTTCAAACATGCAATTGAAAGATTAGGTCAGGATGTGATCAGCAGTCGTTATGGAAATCTTTTTGATATGTACTTAAAGATCACTGGTATCGATGCTTATAAAGAACCGATGAAAATTTCTCCGGCCCCACATTTTTCGATGGGTGGGCTTTGGGTTGATTATGAATTAATGAGCAACATTCCAGGCCTCTTTGCCATTGGAGAATGCAATTTTGCCGACCACGGTGCTAACCGCCTTGGTGCCAATTCACTTCTTCAAGCAAGTGTTGATGGTTATTTCATCTTACCACTGACGATTGGTAACTACCTGACTGATGAGCTTAAGACTGGAAAAATTCCAACCGACCACGAAGAATTCATCAAGGCAGAAAAAAGTGTCAAAGATAAATTTGAATCCTTGATCAATAACAACGGATCAAAAGCAGTAGACCATTATCACCGCCAGCTCGGAAAAATTATGTGGCAAGAGTGTGCCATGAGTAGAACGAAATCAGGGTTAGAAAAGGCCATTAAAGATATCGCTCTTCTACGTGCAGAATTTCACAAAAATGTAAAAGTGAGTGGCACTATCAATGAGTTTAACCAGGAACTGGATAAAGCTTCCAGACTGGTGGACTTTTTTGAAATTGCAGAACTGATGTGCATTGATGCTCTGGAAAGAAATGAATCCTGTGGTGCTCACTTCCGTGAAGAATACCAAACACCAGATGGTGAAGCTCTTCGTAACGATGAAGACTTTGCTTATGTCTCTGCATGGGAATTTAAAAATGTTGGAGAATTCACTCTTCATAAAGAAATTTTAAATTTCGAATTCGTTAAACCGTCAGTTAGAAGTTATAAGTAG
- a CDS encoding succinate dehydrogenase/fumarate reductase iron-sulfur subunit has translation MKINFKIWRQNNSKQKGAFKEYAVNDLHEDMSLLEALDYLNESLVEKNESPVAFDHDCREGICGQCGIFVNGRAHGPHDNQTTCQVHMRSFKTGDTIVLEPFRANAFPIVKDLVVNRSSFDRIIQKGGFISANTGTAPEANSIPVGKERADYAMDMAACIGCGACVATCKNASAALFTSAKINHLNTLPQGEAESLSRTYNLVTQMEAEGFGHCSFTGACEIECPEHIPLSSIAQMNWSFMKAKALK, from the coding sequence ATGAAAATAAATTTTAAGATATGGCGACAAAATAATTCAAAACAAAAAGGTGCATTCAAAGAATACGCCGTTAACGATCTACACGAAGATATGTCACTGCTTGAAGCACTTGATTATCTCAATGAATCCTTAGTTGAAAAAAATGAATCTCCTGTGGCCTTTGACCATGACTGCCGCGAAGGAATTTGCGGGCAATGTGGAATCTTCGTCAATGGTAGAGCTCACGGCCCTCACGACAACCAGACGACTTGTCAGGTCCATATGAGAAGCTTTAAAACTGGTGACACAATTGTGCTTGAACCATTTCGTGCCAATGCGTTTCCCATTGTAAAAGACCTCGTGGTGAATCGCTCAAGTTTTGATCGCATTATACAAAAAGGTGGATTCATTTCCGCTAACACTGGAACTGCTCCCGAAGCTAATTCCATTCCAGTAGGAAAAGAGCGCGCCGACTATGCAATGGATATGGCCGCATGTATTGGTTGTGGAGCTTGCGTGGCCACATGTAAAAATGCTTCTGCTGCTCTTTTTACTTCGGCAAAAATAAATCACTTAAATACTCTTCCTCAAGGAGAGGCCGAATCTTTATCCAGAACTTATAATCTGGTCACTCAAATGGAAGCTGAAGGATTTGGACATTGCTCTTTTACCGGTGCTTGTGAAATTGAATGCCCTGAACATATTCCGCTAAGCTCTATCGCTCAGATGAACTGGAGTTTTATGAAAGCGAAAGCTCTGAAATAA
- a CDS encoding JmjC domain-containing protein: MKSGLSALIHPHTIEEFFASYELNEPFVVHDNNEHMKVIRDLPFLESLEKLLTSWPSLIQAHLPDVRDESSSIDTNTKDAQKLFNNGMGLLFNETQTISPLLVEWLEEIKKNLGLSAMTYARCLVYATPDGKGTAPHFDQNINFVYQVHGTKVWHMAPNTDLENPLTRHTMGTMPDPEMMGYLEAPLPTKMPANAETYELKPGSILFVPRGYWHSTEAEGDALALNFTFTAPTWLDLFTAALRSRLAMSPDWRETANGVSDPDFRHLAEKKFDLLLGSLVQDLPHWRAGDILDAIEPQEN, translated from the coding sequence ATGAAATCAGGTCTATCTGCACTTATTCACCCTCATACGATTGAAGAATTTTTTGCTTCATACGAACTCAATGAACCTTTCGTTGTTCACGATAACAATGAACACATGAAAGTCATCAGAGATTTGCCATTTTTAGAGTCTTTGGAAAAACTTCTGACTTCATGGCCGTCTTTAATTCAGGCGCACCTTCCTGATGTGAGAGATGAATCAAGCTCAATAGATACGAATACCAAAGACGCACAGAAATTATTTAATAATGGAATGGGATTACTTTTTAATGAGACCCAAACGATTTCTCCTTTATTGGTTGAATGGCTGGAAGAAATTAAAAAGAACTTAGGTTTGTCGGCCATGACTTATGCCCGCTGCTTAGTTTATGCGACTCCAGATGGAAAAGGGACTGCTCCACACTTTGATCAGAACATTAATTTTGTCTATCAGGTACACGGAACGAAAGTCTGGCATATGGCCCCGAATACTGATTTAGAAAATCCTCTGACAAGACATACGATGGGGACCATGCCTGATCCGGAAATGATGGGGTATTTAGAAGCTCCATTGCCGACAAAGATGCCTGCGAATGCTGAAACCTATGAACTGAAGCCTGGATCAATTTTATTTGTTCCTAGAGGGTACTGGCATTCGACAGAAGCAGAAGGTGACGCTCTTGCCTTGAATTTTACTTTTACTGCACCAACATGGCTTGATTTATTTACGGCCGCTCTAAGAAGCCGATTGGCGATGTCACCTGACTGGCGTGAAACAGCTAACGGTGTCTCAGACCCGGACTTCCGTCATTTAGCAGAAAAGAAATTTGACCTGCTATTGGGAAGTCTTGTTCAAGACCTTCCTCATTGGAGAGCAGGCGATATTTTAGATGCTATTGAGCCACAAGAAAACTAA